TTAGAGCAGGAAACGATCTCAGAATTTGCCAATAAAATTTGGGCGAAGCTCTAATTGGAATAACGAATATTTGACATGTACAAGATGAAATCACAATTCACCTCAAAGTGAATCTATGCATGTTTACGCTCTTTATACGCAACACCAACAGTAGAATAAAAACAGGGAGTGGAAAATGAGTGAAAGCACAAGCAAACATAAAATCATCTCGATTGCGTCGGTTGAAAGAAGCAAAACAAAATCTGTAGATCGCTTGCACGGCCGCGCATCAAAGGAATTAATTGTCGCCTTTATGGGTGCGGTAGGGTGCGGCTTAGCTCGTATCGTAACCGAATGCGAAAAGCAACTCGAGGAACTTGGATATAAGGTCATCAAGATAAAATTAAGCGATTTCATCAAGAGTCAAATAGATGCAAAAAAAATTGAAATACCAGTACCAGATAAGACAAATCGCTACCTGTCCTACCAAAGTGGGGGCAATTTACTGCGTAAGGAATATGGCAATGAAATTATGGCGGAATACGCGTTAAATCAAATTGGCCGCCACCGTATAGCGATCGACACAGAACTTGCAGATCTAACTAAAGAACCTCCTCGGGTAGCTTATCTTATTGATCAAATTAAGCATCCAGAAGAGGTCATGCTTTTTCGCATGGTCTACAGAAATTTGTTCTATCTCATCGGTGTTATGAGTATTCACGAAGATAGAAAGTCGCGTTTGGTGGACGAGGGGCTACAGCATGATCTCATCGAATCCATCATAAATAGAGACCGTAAAGAATCCGATAAATTTGGCCAGCAGCTGGAAAGATCTTTCAAGTTGGCCGACTATTTCATGCACAATCCGCTTGGAAATGTGGAGCTCATCCCGCAGCAGGCAAGTAGATTTTTCAATTTAGTTCATGGCCACAACGGCATCACTCCGACAAAACATGAACACGCTATGTATGTTGCCCACTCAACAGCATTGAAGTCCAGTTGCCTCTCACGACAAGTCGGTGCTGTGATTACAGACAAATCCAACCGAGTTATAGCAGTAGGCACGAATGACGTGCCGCAATATGGCGGAGGCCTCTATACGACCGAAAGTGGTACTGACGACAGATGTTTCCAGCATAGACGTATTTGTGAAAATTCTGCTGAAAAAAAATTACGTAAGCAACGTATTAAGGAAGGGATTGCCAAGGAATTTCCGACAATTTTTTCAGACAAAAAAATGTTAAAGGTAGCTGACAGTAAAATTGATGAGCTAGTTGAATTGGTTTTTGCACAGTCAGGAATACCCGATCTAATCGAATTTTCTCGAGCAGTCCATGCCGAAATGGATGCGATCGTCTCATTGTCACGTGGCGGCGGTGGATCAACAGTTGGCGCAAGCCTTTATGCCACGACCTTTCCCTGCCACAACTGCGCGCGACACATAATTGCTGCGGGGATAGAAAAAGTTTACTACATCGAACCATATGAGAAAAGCCTTGCCCCAGAAGCGCACAATGACTCCGTCATTGTGCTCGATCACGACCATGACGAGGCGACGCAAGGCAAAATTGAAAAAGTGAAATTTATTCACTTTTCTGGCGTTGGCCCAAGATTATTTCCCGAACTGTTCCTGCGAGAGAGGGGGCGGAAGGATGATGATGGCAAATTTATACCGTTTGACTCATCTGCACAAAATCCCCCAGACAAGATGATCAACGAGTATATTGATTCATATAGAACTTTCGAATTGAAAATTGCTGCGCTATTTACAGATGATTTTCCACCCGCCTGAAAATAAACGCTAAAATTTAAACGCGTTTAAATTTGGTCGTATAATTAGCGGTTTTCAAATTTGGCAGGGCATCATGAACTTGACGGAGGTACCTATGAGTAACGATCGTCACGACGTGAAACAACTAGCGCTTGATTTTGAATCAAGAATTCAGAACCAACAGTCCTGCCAAGATGTTTCCTCTGAGCCAACAAAAACTCTAACTTCCTCTAACCGCCTGTCTCTTGTAGTCGACAACTCGACCATAATACGCCGGCAGTCTACGACTACGTTAGAGCCAAATTCACCTGAGATTACTCGCATTATTCGTGATCTGGGGAAAACATTGAGCTGGTAGGTGTCTACGATTGTCGACTCATTGGTGAACTCGAATTTCACTGAACGGCACTTTCTAATGACAGAACCTCTCAATATCTTCCGTGGCTAAGCTTTTTCATCAATCGTTAGTGCCATTGCATTGAGTGATGAAATTGTAGAGAATACGAGCAACAACTAATCCGCAATGCTGGCGTGGCTTGACCATCTAGGATGCGGAGGAAAAAGCCGGCGAAAGCCGGTTTTTCTATTTCCAAAAGAGAAGCTGCGAGTTGCCGCCCGCCAGAGCTCGACACTTTGTACCAGCTCCTGCTATTCACGGTGAAAAAAGGGCAGCTAACCGCTCTACGTCACATCATGGGTCAGCGACCTCATTGGTTCACGCTCGTGTGTGCTACTTTGCGCGCGCACCTTCACGAAAGCTCGTTTCAATGTTTCATTGTGACATCACGGTTTAGAGAATTTTACTTTAAAAAAAACGATCAATTGGTGGGGGATTACCATAGGGGAGTGCTCCCAGAGCCAGGATCGTTGATTCATCAACAGCCTCTTGATCAACGGCGCGGTGCTGGCAAGAATGCCAGAGCGACAAAGCCGCCTCATTAAGTGACTTAGCCTGTTTCATCTCGCTTCTCCGGAGGCTTATAGTTTGGCCGTCTTTCTCAAAGAGCTTTGCATAGGGGTGCGACGTTTGTGGATTACGCAGCATGGGCGTCATTGCCTCATAAATCTTGCTCAGACGCAGATGAGGAATAGCGCTCTTGAGTGATATATATATGTCGAATGCTGCCACGTCGAGATCCCCCCACATGAAGACGTTCGACGCTTTGAGCATCTGATCAAGGGTAGGAGGTTCTCCACAGCGTACGATCATCACAGGACAATCTGATTCTGGAGTGTCCTTGGAGTGCAGCCACTCCTGGCCGAGGTAAGACAGGCCGAAGCCGAAAGAGCAGATGAGTGCCACCTCTCTTGCTAGTCCGCTTTGGACAGCGTTTTCAAAAGCGCGTGGGTTCTCAATCAGCAGTGTTGCCGTCGGAGAATTGGGGCCGGCGCAGACCACATACTTTGGCGATGAGTTGTGTAGACGAGTCGGCAGGTTAATCGCTTGCAGCATGCGTCTTGACATGATGCTCAATACCTTCGAGCCACCCATCAGGTGCTTTGCGCTAACGTTGAAGCCAGCGTCGTTGGTGGTCGTATCACCTGCCTGACTGAGTTTTTTTAAGCCGCTAGCCAGGATTGCCATATCTTCGAACTGCAAGTCTGCAACGTGATCAGATAATTGCGCCAAGATCGATATTTTTTCGGGAGCGAACTCTAGCGCTGAAAGCGCTGCCAGCCAATTGGTATAGTGTTCCTGAGCGACGAACGTTTCCGGACTGATGGTGATGTACCCCGAGACAGGTAGCTCGCGACCGTCGGCCTGATATTGCAGAAGGTTAGCTCGGTAGAGGTCACGGATCGCTTCGTCAATGGCAAGGCGGGGCATGTCGAGCTTTGCAGCGAGTTTGGGCAGGGCAGATGAGGCTCTCACTCTGCAGCTGGCACCGGCAATGCGCCGGAGTTCCTTGAGCACCAGAGGTGAGTGCTCTGCTTCCAGCGTTGGGGTCATCATGCGGACGCCGTCTGTGTTGAGGATTGTGTAATGGTGGAGAAAAATCCCACCGTTCCTGTTTGCCGCCCTGTCTCCCTAAATGAGACCAATCCATCGCCAGCGCCGTTGGTCAGCTTTTTGCCGACATGGTAAACAGGAAAAACAGTGTAATCATTGGTCCATGTGGGCGAGTGCAGAAAGCCGATGATCTGAAAATTTCCGCCCAAGCCTCGAAGCCCATTGAGGGCCTCCTTGATAATCTTGCGATCAGACAAGGTGCTGAATATTCCGTCGATCAGGATGACTCGGTTGGCTTTGGCGCGCGACTTGGCAGCTTGTTTGCTGGAGAGCTCCGTTAGACTTCGTTCGATCTCATATTCAGCTTGGCGAACGATCCACATGAATTCCAGTGCTATCTTCTGTCCTGTAGACAGTTTTTCGGA
This DNA window, taken from Collimonas arenae, encodes the following:
- a CDS encoding anti-phage dCTP deaminase, with the protein product MSESTSKHKIISIASVERSKTKSVDRLHGRASKELIVAFMGAVGCGLARIVTECEKQLEELGYKVIKIKLSDFIKSQIDAKKIEIPVPDKTNRYLSYQSGGNLLRKEYGNEIMAEYALNQIGRHRIAIDTELADLTKEPPRVAYLIDQIKHPEEVMLFRMVYRNLFYLIGVMSIHEDRKSRLVDEGLQHDLIESIINRDRKESDKFGQQLERSFKLADYFMHNPLGNVELIPQQASRFFNLVHGHNGITPTKHEHAMYVAHSTALKSSCLSRQVGAVITDKSNRVIAVGTNDVPQYGGGLYTTESGTDDRCFQHRRICENSAEKKLRKQRIKEGIAKEFPTIFSDKKMLKVADSKIDELVELVFAQSGIPDLIEFSRAVHAEMDAIVSLSRGGGGSTVGASLYATTFPCHNCARHIIAAGIEKVYYIEPYEKSLAPEAHNDSVIVLDHDHDEATQGKIEKVKFIHFSGVGPRLFPELFLRERGRKDDDGKFIPFDSSAQNPPDKMINEYIDSYRTFELKIAALFTDDFPPA